In the genome of Pirellulales bacterium, the window AGGAAATTTACTTCGGCACACCGGGACAGATTGACCACGAGTGGGTTTTCCGGTAGAAAGTTAGATTCGTCAATTGGTCAACATTGGACATAGAACCAGGACCGCCGGTTTGCCGAGCGCCGCTTCTTGTCTCTATCTCCTACACCCTAATCCCTACCCTCTAATCCCTATTCCGCCATGGCACATAAGAAGGGTCAAGGCTCCAGCCGCAATGGGCGAGATTCCGCCGGCCAACGCCGCGGCGTCAAGCGATATGCCGGCGAAGCGGTCATTGCGGGGAACATTATCATCCGGCAAGTAGGCAACACCTATCACCCCGGCCGTGGCGTGGGGCAAGGCAAAGAT includes:
- the rpmA gene encoding 50S ribosomal protein L27; translated protein: MAHKKGQGSSRNGRDSAGQRRGVKRYAGEAVIAGNIIIRQVGNTYHPGRGVGQGKDFTLFALVPGVVKFDRNGRRVNVVDAN